Proteins found in one Enterococcus sp. 9D6_DIV0238 genomic segment:
- a CDS encoding histidine phosphatase family protein, translating to MKKSWVVFVGLVFLLSGCSTGKTTEKTKASETKAKQETTLYFVRHGKTMFNKTGQVQGWSDTPLTDEGVQGAKELAIGLKETPFVLAYSSDLGRAMSTANHILDEGDRKGVTLETLSGLREWNYGGYEGRDNADMWTPIFEKNGLKFDEEWTQYGELTRKLSDEEIADEIAANDKTGTAENYKQIVKRSKEAMDQILVEAKVKGGGNVLIVAHGSEIPTILEILVPGGYQGEDIKNCSVTTVKVKDDTFTIDKIGDLSYLEKGKE from the coding sequence GTGAAAAAGAGTTGGGTAGTATTTGTTGGTTTAGTATTTTTGTTGAGCGGCTGCAGTACTGGAAAAACAACTGAGAAAACAAAAGCATCTGAAACGAAAGCGAAACAAGAAACAACCTTATATTTTGTCCGACATGGCAAAACGATGTTCAATAAAACAGGCCAAGTTCAGGGCTGGTCTGACACGCCGCTGACTGACGAAGGGGTGCAAGGAGCCAAGGAATTAGCGATAGGATTAAAAGAAACACCCTTTGTTTTAGCATACTCGAGTGATTTAGGCCGAGCCATGTCTACGGCAAATCATATACTCGATGAAGGCGATCGCAAAGGAGTAACGCTGGAGACCTTATCAGGATTAAGGGAATGGAATTATGGCGGCTATGAAGGTCGGGATAATGCGGATATGTGGACACCGATTTTTGAAAAAAATGGGCTAAAATTTGATGAGGAATGGACTCAATATGGAGAACTGACAAGAAAATTAAGTGATGAAGAGATCGCTGATGAAATTGCCGCAAATGATAAAACTGGCACTGCTGAAAATTACAAACAGATCGTTAAACGATCGAAAGAAGCAATGGACCAAATTTTAGTAGAAGCGAAAGTAAAAGGCGGCGGGAATGTGTTGATCGTGGCTCATGGTAGTGAAATCCCGACGATTTTGGAAATATTAGTTCCAGGAGGCTATCAAGGAGAAGACATCAAAAATTGTAGTGTAACAACAGTCAAAGTCAAAGATGATACATTTACGATTGATAAAATCGGTGACCTAAGTTATTTGGAAAAAGGAAAAGAATAG